The following proteins come from a genomic window of Trifolium pratense cultivar HEN17-A07 linkage group LG4, ARS_RC_1.1, whole genome shotgun sequence:
- the LOC123924177 gene encoding transcription factor NAI1-like, with product MEEINNTPMNVAADSNWLSDLEMVDEYILFDEDCNLNLLDANQEQLLSHDIASAFEEQRQTLQQCLTTEFISTTMSKIFTDETSFESFDDFDFEKLAKELKTIDQSKNAENFSPQFSASTPSIQSPQILSFDNPNPTEFYSFDQTQNEMVTSLSLPELGNIQFSTQISKASSENQNLETKTSQPKRPRAHGLDHIMAERKRRENLSKSFIALAALVPGLKKMDKASILADTIKYLKELKERLAVLEEPGKKTNEDQSMVVTTKPDVCSDQHYSSSHENTETESAADGIATGQSLFKVEAKVKGKDMLIRIHCQKYDGLLVKIITEIQSYQLSVVNNSVLAFGDSILDITIIAEIGEGYNLSIKGLVKHLSIAALEFMSS from the exons ATGGAGGAAATCAACAATACACCAATGAACGTAGCAGCTGATAGCAACTGGTTATCTGATTTG GAAATGGTGGATGAATACATATTATTTGATGAGGATTGTAACTTGAACTTGCTTGATGCTAATCAAGAACAGTTACTCTCACATGACATAGCTAGTGCCTTTGAGGAACAAAGACAAACCCTGCAACAATGTTTAACTACAGAATTCATTTCCACAACAATGAGCAAAATTTTCACCGATGAAACAAGTTTCGagtcttttgatgactttgattttGAGAAACTAGCTAAAGAGTTGAAAACAATTGATCAAAGTAAAAATGCCGAAAACTTTTCACCACAATTCTCTGCATCAACACCCTCTATTCAGTCTCCTCAGATTTTGTCTTTTGACAATCCAAACCCAACAGAGTTTTATAGTTTTGATCAAACACAGAACGAGATGGTGACTTCATTGTCATTGCCCGAATTGGGGAACATACAGTTTTCAACTCAAATCTCAAAAGCGTCTTCGGAAAATCAAAACTTGGAAACTAAAACATCACAACCTAAGAGGCCTCGAGCTCATGGTTTGGATCATATCATGGCCGAGAGAAAACGAAGAGAGAATCTCAGCAAGAGTTTCATTGCTCTTGCAGCTCTCGTTCCAGGCCTAAAGAAG ATGGACAAGGCTTCGATATTAGCGGATACAATCAAATACCTCAAAGAGCTTAAAGAGCGTTTGGCAGTTTTAGAAGAGCCGGGgaagaaaacaaatgaagaTCAGTCCATGGTGGTTACGACCAAACCTGACGTCTGCAGCGACCAGCATTACTCATCATCGCATGAGAACACTGAAACTGAAAGTGCTGCTGATGGTATTGCCACTGGTCAATCACTCTTCAAGGTGGAAGCAAAAGTGAAAGGGAAAGATATGTTGATTCGGATCCACTGCCAAAAGTATGATGGACTTCTTGTTAAAATCATCACTGAGATTCAAAGTTATCAACTATCTGTTGTCAATAACAGTGTTTTAGCCTTTGGAGATTCTATCCTTGACATTACCATCATTGCTGAG ATAGGTGAAGGGTACAACTTGAGCATAAAGGGACTTGTGAAGCACCTAAGCATTGCAGCATTGGAGTTTATGTCATCATAA
- the LOC123922754 gene encoding zinc finger MYM-type protein 1-like yields MMRFLVPRASIENVNVVQSEAEVEEPPPNVVNEFNSNEIVRDPGLRKQIHEYSPDIQDQVRRAYILKGPTQPILEKFPRTQFAREPRTRAFCKSWYEKYTWIEYSEFKDAAYCFHCFLFKKPGRSEQFGFEVFTKSGYKDWKHASKGLQGHVGGHGSMHNSCMKDYDDYNNQRQSIGAKFLRATRESEELYKIRLTCSLDCSRYLIAQGMAFRGHDESVTSLNKGNFREMVDWVKSNDEKVRDAYDRGSNDCKMICGDIQKDFATSCAAEVMKVIMGELGDRQFSVLIDESRDISVKEQMAVMFRFVNDKGEVVERFLALQREIFKSLDDIDIIRSFTAKKSRKGHLPPNFM; encoded by the exons ATGATGAGGTTTTTGGTTCCTAGAGCAAGTATTGAGAATGTGAATGTTGTGCAATCGGAAGCCGAAGTAGAAGAACCACCACCTAATGTGGTCAATGAGTTTAATTCAAATGAGATTGTGCGTGATCCGGGTCTTAGGAAACAAATTCATGAGTATTCTCCGGATATTCAAGACCAAGTGAGGAGGGCATATATATTGAAGGGTCCAACACAAccaattttggaaaaatttccTCGCACTCAATTTGCTAGAGAACCAAGAACAAGGGCATTTTGTAAATCATGGTATGAAAAGTATACATGGATAGAATATAGTGAGTTCAAGGATGCAGCTTATTGTTTCCATTGCTTTCTCTTTAAGAAACCCGGGAGGAGTGAGCAATTTGGTTTTGAAGTCTTCACCAAATCCGGATATAAAGATTGGAAGCATGCATCTAAAGGCTTGCAAGGTCATGTTGGTGGTCATGGTAGTATGCACAACTCGTGTATGAAGGACTATGATGATTATAATAATCAAAGACAAAGTATAGGGGCTAAGTTTCTTAGAGCAACTAGAGAATCTGAAGAATTGTATAAGATTCGTTTGACTTGTTCCTTAGATTGTTCAAGATATCTCATAGCACAAGGCATGGCTTTCCGTGGCCATGATGAATCCGTTACTTCTCTAAACAAGGGCAATTTTAGAGAGATGGTAGATTGGGTAAAATCTAATGATGAAAAAGTGAGAGATGCTTATGACCGTGGTTCAAATGATTGCAAAATGATTTGCGGTGACATTCAAAAGGACTTTGCAACGTCTTGTGCAGCTGAAGTTATGAAGGTGATTATGGGAGAGCTTGGTGATAGACAATTCTCCGTGCTTATTGATGAGTCACGTGATATATCCGTCAAAGAGCAAATGGCGGTGATGTTTAG GTTTGTGAACGACAAAGGGGAAGTTGTGGAACGATTCCTTGCTCTACAGAGGGAGATATTCAAGTCACTTGATGATATTGATATTATCCGATCCTTCACCGCAAAGAAGTCTCGGAAAGGGCATTTACCTCCTAATTTTATGTAG
- the LOC123919463 gene encoding uncharacterized protein LOC123919463: MNISLQVDQSVQVTKDMEEINNTPINSSFQSLILSFDNPLNSPPTTNTPHIYGNKHVSTQIPKGSSKNENLEAKTSQNKRSRYHGNDHIMAERKRREKLSQSFIALAALVPNLKKMDKQSILTDSIKYVKELKQRLEEQNKTTNADSVVVMNKQDLCINNDNSSYDESIGGAFDANESLLQVEARVSGNMGSLQERLLKISQKKQKHVKASGVGGSSSSAVAEDDVIVVDQSKETRRPKNRASSVVEDPERVKRTRVDLEFGDKEVDKFILPACIGNNGLLDRNIAVQISPASVSIVNEMGPVSLKNDIAADTVAVLRILEVVNILNGRECRYLKEKCELHERVVKLKRKHTKLKNDFLNYKEKFKVHASIILDNTKKEEEIKELRRSQETWVEEKTKLEDFLKSYGSRTLDGEVSTVDRSDELAGLDRATLISKIHNLEGEMLNSAQESFDNAFSQVKCLNPKIELKTEGMSVFMVVDGDRLTLPVGQDEAEDV, encoded by the exons ATGAACATCTCACTGCAAGTTGACCAATCTGTACAAGTAACCAAAGATATGGAAGAAATCAACAACACACCAATTAACTCATCTTTTCAGTCTCTGATTCTGTCTTTTGACAATCCCCTAAACTCACCTCCTACTACCAACACCCCCCATATTTATGGAAACAAACATGTCTCAACTCAAATTCCAAAAGGGTcatcaaaaaatgaaaacttggAAGCAAAAACCTCACAAAACAAAAGGTCTAGATATCATGGTAATGATCATATCATGGCTGAGAGAAAACGAAGAGAGAAACTCAGCCAGAGTTTCATTGCTCTTGCAGCACTTGTTCCAAACCTAAAAAAG ATGGACAAACAATCTATATTAACTGACTCTATCAAATACGTGAAAGAGCTTAAACAGCGTTTGGAAGAACAAAACAAGACAACAAATGCAGACTCGGTGGTTGTTATGAACAAACAAGACCTATGCATCAATAATGATAATTCATCATATGATGAGAGTATTGGAGGTGCTTTTGATGCCAATGAATCTCTCTTACAGGTGGAAGCAAGAGTTTCAG GTAATATGGGGAGCTTACAGGAGAGGCTTCTTAAGATTTCTCAAAAGAAGCAAAAGCATGTTAAGGCAAGTGGTGTGGGTGGGTCTTCTTCGAGTGCAGTGGCTGAAGATGATGTCATTGTTGTTGATCAGTCTAAAGAGACGAGGAGGCCAAAAAATAGGGCCTCATCAGTGGTCGAGGATCCAGAGAGAGTCAAAAGGACCCGGGTGGACCTAGAATTTGGGGATAAGGAGGTCGACAAGTTTATTCTACCCGCCTGTATAGGGAACAATGGCTTGCTTGATAGGAATATCGCAGTCCAGATATCTCCTGCTAGTGTCTCCATTGTCAATGAAATGGGACCTGTAAGCCTAAAAAATGATATAGCAGCGGACACAGTGGCTGTCCTCCGAATTCTCGAGGTGGTCAACATTCTGAATGGTAGGGAGTGTCGGTATTTGAAGGAGAAATGTGAACTTCATGAGCGCGTTGTTAAGCTCAAAAGGAAGCATACAAAGTTGAAGAATGACTTTCTCAACTATAAAGAAAAGTTCAAGGTGCATGCCAGTATTATCCTCGACAATACCAAGAAGGAGGAAGAGATTAAAGAGTTGCGGAGGAGTCAGGAGACTTGGGTTGAAGAGAAGACTAAATTGGAGGATTTTCTTAAGTCTTATGGGAGCCGGACCTTGGATGGGGAAGTATCAACAGTTGATAGGTCTGACGAGTTGGCAGGGCTGGACCGAGCAACGTTGATCTCCAAGATCCACAACTTGGAGGGTGAGATGCTCAACTCAGCCCAAGAGAGTTTTGACAATGCCTTTTCCCAGGTGAAGTGTTTGAACCCTAAAATCGAGTTGAAGACTGAGGGTATGAGTGTGTTCATGGTCGTTGATGGTGATCGCTTGACTCTTCCTGTCGGGCAAGATGAAGCAGAAGATGTTTGA
- the LOC123919464 gene encoding transcription factor NAI1-like, with protein MDKASILADTIKYLKELKERLAVLEEPGKKTNADQSMVVTTKPDVCSNEHYSSSHENTETESAADGIATGQSLFKVEAKVKGKDMLIRIHCQKHDGLLVKIITEIQSYQLFVVNNIVLGFGDSILDITIIAEIGEGYNLSIKGLVKNLSIAALEFMSS; from the exons ATGGACAAGGCTTCGATATTAGCGGATACAATCAAATACCTCAAAGAGCTTAAAGAGCGTTTGGCAGTTTTAGAAGAGCCGGGGAAGAAAACAAATGCAGATCAGTCCATGGTGGTTACGACTAAACCTGACGTCTGCAGCAACGAGCATTACTCATCATCTCATGAGAACACTGAAACTGAAAGTGCGGCTGATGGTATTGCCACTGGTCAATCACTCTTCAAGGTGGAAGCAAAAGTGAAAGGGAAAGATATGTTGATTCGGATCCACTGCCAAAAGCATGATGGACTTCTTGTTAAAATCATCACTGAGATTCAAAGTTATCAACTATTTGTTGTCAATAACATTGTTTTAGGCTTTGGAGATTCTATCCTTGACATTACCATCATTGCTGAG ATTGGTGAAGGGTACAACTTGAGCATAAAGGGACTTGTGAAGAACCTAAGCATTGCAGCATTGGAGTTTATGTCATCTTAA
- the LOC123923295 gene encoding uncharacterized protein LOC123923295 has product MNISLQVDQSVQVTKDMEEINNTPINSSFQSLILSFDNPLNSPPTTNTPHIYGNKHVSTQIPKGSSKNENLEAKTSQNKRSRYHGNDHIMAERKRREKLSQSFIALAALVPNLKKMDKQSILTDSIKYVKELKQRLEEQNKTTNADSVVVMNKQDLCINNDNSSYDESIGGAFDANESLLQVEARVSGNMGSLQERLLKISQKKQKHVKASGVGGSSSSAVAEDDVIVVDQSKETRRPKNRASSVVEDPERVKRTRVDLEFGDKEVDKFILPACIGNNGLLDRNIAVQISPASVSIVNEMGPVSLKNDIAADTVAVLRILEVVNILNGRECRYLKEKCELHERVVKLKRKLTKLKNDFLNYKEKFKVHASIILDNTKKEEEIKELRRSQETWVEEKTKLEDFLKSYGSRTLDGEVSTVDRSDELAGLDRATLISKIHNLEGEMLNSAQESFDNAFSQVKCLNPKIELKTEGMSVFMVVDGDRLTLPVGQDEAEDV; this is encoded by the exons ATGAACATCTCACTGCAAGTTGACCAATCTGTACAAGTAACCAAAGATATGGAAGAAATCAACAACACACCAATTAACTCATCTTTTCAGTCTCTGATTCTGTCTTTTGACAATCCCCTAAACTCACCTCCTACTACCAACACCCCCCATATTTATGGAAACAAACATGTCTCAACTCAAATTCCAAAAGGGTcatcaaaaaatgaaaacttggAAGCAAAAACCTCACAAAACAAAAGGTCTAGATATCATGGTAATGATCATATCATGGCTGAGAGAAAACGAAGAGAGAAACTCAGCCAGAGTTTCATTGCTCTTGCAGCACTTGTTCCAAACCTAAAAAAG ATGGACAAACAATCTATATTAACTGACTCTATCAAATACGTGAAAGAGCTTAAACAGCGTTTGGAAGAACAAAACAAGACAACAAATGCAGACTCGGTGGTTGTTATGAACAAACAAGACCTATGCATCAATAATGATAATTCATCATATGATGAGAGTATTGGAGGTGCTTTTGATGCCAATGAATCTCTCTTACAGGTGGAAGCAAGAGTTTCAG GTAATATGGGGAGCTTACAGGAGAGGCTTCTTAAGATTTCTCAAAAGAAGCAAAAGCATGTTAAGGCAAGTGGTGTGGGTGGGTCTTCTTCGAGTGCAGTGGCTGAAGATGATGTCATTGTTGTTGATCAGTCTAAAGAGACGAGGAGGCCAAAAAATAGGGCCTCATCAGTGGTCGAGGATCCAGAGAGAGTCAAAAGGACCCGGGTGGACCTAGAATTTGGGGATAAGGAGGTCGACAAGTTTATTCTACCCGCCTGTATAGGGAACAATGGCTTGCTTGATAGGAATATCGCAGTCCAGATATCTCCTGCTAGTGTCTCCATTGTCAATGAAATGGGACCTGTAAGCCTAAAAAATGATATAGCAGCGGACACAGTGGCTGTCCTCCGAATTCTCGAGGTGGTCAACATTCTGAATGGTAGGGAGTGTCGGTATTTGAAGGAGAAATGTGAACTTCATGAGCGCGTTGTTAAGCTCAAAAGGAAGCTTACAAAGTTGAAGAATGACTTTCTCAACTATAAAGAAAAGTTCAAGGTGCATGCCAGTATTATCCTCGACAATACCAAGAAGGAGGAAGAGATTAAAGAGTTGCGGAGGAGTCAGGAGACTTGGGTTGAAGAGAAGACTAAATTGGAGGATTTTCTTAAGTCTTATGGGAGCCGGACCTTGGATGGGGAAGTATCAACAGTTGATAGGTCTGACGAGTTGGCAGGGCTGGACCGAGCAACGTTGATCTCCAAGATCCACAACTTGGAGGGTGAGATGCTCAACTCAGCCCAAGAGAGTTTTGACAATGCCTTTTCCCAGGTGAAGTGTTTGAACCCTAAAATCGAGTTGAAGACTGAGGGTATGAGTGTGTTCATGGTCGTTGATGGTGATCGCTTGACTCTTCCTGTCGGGCAAGATGAAGCAGAAGATGTTTGA